One genomic window of Vicinamibacterales bacterium includes the following:
- a CDS encoding MgtC/SapB family protein has product MALTDAQIVIRLVLATGVGALLGLERERHHKSAGFRTNSLIALGSCVFTLVGLLAGGGDPTRIPGQVVTGIGFLGAGAILHNSERVQGMTTAAMIWVNAALGCACGAGQIRLAVLGTGVTLAILLILGPLERALEPKNGAGPTA; this is encoded by the coding sequence GTGGCGCTGACTGACGCGCAGATCGTCATCCGCCTGGTGCTGGCCACCGGGGTCGGCGCGCTCCTCGGCCTCGAGCGCGAGCGGCACCACAAGAGCGCCGGCTTCCGCACCAACAGCCTGATCGCGCTCGGCTCCTGTGTCTTCACGCTGGTCGGTCTGCTGGCCGGCGGCGGCGATCCGACGCGGATCCCCGGACAGGTCGTCACCGGCATCGGATTCCTCGGCGCCGGCGCCATCCTGCACAACAGCGAGCGCGTGCAGGGCATGACGACGGCGGCGATGATCTGGGTGAACGCGGCGCTCGGCTGCGCCTGCGGCGCGGGGCAGATTCGCCTGGCGGTCCTGGGCACGGGGGTGACGCTCGCCATCCTGCTGATCCTCGGGCCGCTGGAGCGGGCGCTCGAACCGAAGAACGGAGCCGGACCTACCGCCTGA
- a CDS encoding zinc dependent phospholipase C family protein: protein MRTLVVAALTALALSLPAAPRLQAWGFTGHKFIADRAVDLLPAELRPFFEKYRVSFVEHAIDPDTYRTLGWTEEDSRHFVDMDSYGPFPFRDLPHDYNAAVAARGAEFVKKNGVLPWRTQDIFDKLRDSFRQLPTSPYARDNIKLFSSVIAHYAADACQPFHAAANYDGQLTGQTGIHSRFESELFDRYQSKLKLAPGSIVAVPNVRDFIFATLADSFSDVQPVLDADRAAAQGRVSYDEGYFDALVARIQPILEARVSTAITDVASLITQAWIDAGRPPVPVDAPPRQPRPIRR from the coding sequence ATGCGCACGCTGGTCGTCGCCGCGTTGACGGCGCTCGCTCTGTCGCTGCCGGCGGCCCCGCGTCTGCAGGCGTGGGGCTTCACCGGGCACAAGTTCATCGCCGACCGCGCGGTCGATCTGCTGCCGGCCGAGCTGCGGCCGTTCTTCGAGAAATACCGCGTCTCGTTCGTCGAACACGCCATCGATCCCGACACCTACCGGACGCTCGGCTGGACGGAGGAGGACTCGCGGCACTTCGTCGACATGGACAGCTACGGCCCGTTTCCCTTCCGCGACCTGCCGCACGACTACAACGCCGCGGTGGCGGCGCGCGGGGCCGAGTTCGTGAAGAAGAACGGCGTGCTGCCATGGCGCACACAGGACATCTTCGACAAGCTGCGCGACAGCTTCCGCCAGCTGCCGACCTCACCCTATGCGCGGGACAACATCAAGCTGTTCTCGTCGGTCATCGCGCACTACGCGGCCGACGCCTGCCAGCCGTTCCACGCCGCTGCCAACTACGACGGACAGCTGACGGGCCAGACCGGGATTCACTCCCGCTTCGAGAGCGAGCTGTTCGATCGTTATCAGTCGAAGCTGAAGCTGGCGCCTGGATCGATCGTGGCCGTGCCGAACGTCCGTGACTTCATCTTCGCGACGCTGGCCGACAGCTTCAGCGACGTGCAGCCGGTCCTCGATGCCGATCGCGCCGCCGCGCAAGGACGGGTGAGCTACGACGAGGGCTACTTCGACGCGCTGGTTGCGCGCATCCAGCCGATCCTGGAAGCGCGCGTGTCGACCGCGATCACCGACGTGGCGTCGCTCATCACCCAGGCGTGGATCGACGCCGGGCGTCCGCCGGTTCCCGTCGACGCCCCACCGCGCCAGCCGCGGCCGATCAGGCGGTAG
- a CDS encoding deoxyribonuclease IV, protein MPRLGAHLSIAGGLWRAVDRAEASGCEALQIFTKSAGQWRARTLPAAEIARFRRRVRETGIRPVLAHNSYLINLAAADRRLRARSLAALVEELDRAETLGLDGLVMHPGSYTTGTERGGLRLIASGLAALLEQRPEGRTRILLEQTAGQGTNLGHRFEHLAEILARLGATPRVGVCLDTCHLLAAGYDIGTAEGYAETFRQFGQIVGFTRLKAFHLNDSKKPCASRVDRHDHIGKGCLGLEPFRRLVNDPRFTRLPMLLETPKLETPESRRASDVDPLDRVNLDVLRGLITSPRCTSRPRSTPRR, encoded by the coding sequence GTGCCTCGTCTCGGTGCCCACTTGTCGATCGCCGGCGGACTCTGGCGCGCGGTCGACCGCGCCGAGGCGAGCGGCTGTGAGGCGCTCCAGATCTTCACGAAATCGGCCGGCCAGTGGCGCGCGCGCACCCTGCCCGCCGCGGAGATCGCGCGGTTCCGCCGGCGCGTGCGCGAGACCGGCATCCGTCCGGTCCTGGCCCACAACAGCTATCTGATCAATCTCGCGGCCGCCGACCGCCGGCTGCGCGCGCGATCGCTCGCGGCGCTGGTCGAGGAGCTCGACCGCGCCGAAACGCTCGGGCTCGACGGACTCGTGATGCACCCGGGCTCGTACACGACGGGCACCGAGCGCGGTGGATTGCGCCTGATCGCCAGCGGGCTGGCGGCGCTGCTCGAGCAGCGGCCCGAGGGACGGACCCGCATCCTCCTCGAACAGACCGCCGGCCAGGGGACGAATCTCGGCCACCGGTTCGAGCACCTGGCCGAGATCCTCGCTCGCCTCGGCGCGACGCCGCGCGTCGGCGTCTGCCTCGACACCTGTCACCTGCTCGCGGCCGGCTACGACATCGGCACGGCTGAGGGCTATGCCGAGACGTTTCGACAGTTCGGGCAGATCGTCGGGTTCACACGGCTCAAGGCGTTCCACCTGAACGACTCGAAGAAGCCGTGCGCCAGCCGCGTCGATCGCCACGATCACATCGGCAAGGGCTGCCTCGGACTCGAGCCGTTCCGCCGCCTGGTCAACGACCCCCGCTTCACGCGGCTGCCGATGCTGCTCGAAACGCCGAAGCTCGAGACGCCGGAGAGCCGGCGGGCAAGCGACGTCGACCCGCTCGACCGGGTCAACCTCGACGTGCTGCGCGGGTTGATCACGTCACCACGGTGCACGTCACGTCCACGTTCGACACCTCGCCGCTGA
- the amrA gene encoding AmmeMemoRadiSam system protein A, with protein sequence MLTDAQKRTLVTIARGAVRGAAGAAPATIDVDGGLPAASGGFPAASGAFVTITRGGQLRGCIGTLQCLRALPEEVRRVAVGAAREDPRFPPLTAAELDDLEIEVSILGPLESIDPIDPAAFEIGRHGLVAEQGSRRGLLLPQVATEQRWDRETFLSQTCVKAGLPHDAWRGGARVFRFDAEVFRD encoded by the coding sequence ATGCTGACTGACGCGCAGAAGCGCACGCTGGTCACCATCGCGCGCGGGGCCGTCAGGGGAGCGGCCGGCGCGGCGCCGGCCACGATCGACGTCGACGGCGGCTTGCCCGCCGCCAGCGGCGGATTTCCCGCCGCCAGCGGCGCGTTCGTCACGATCACGCGCGGCGGGCAACTGCGCGGCTGCATCGGCACGCTGCAGTGCCTCCGGGCGCTGCCCGAGGAGGTGCGCCGCGTCGCCGTCGGCGCCGCACGGGAGGATCCGCGCTTTCCGCCGCTGACCGCGGCGGAGCTCGACGATCTCGAGATCGAAGTCTCGATCCTCGGCCCGCTCGAATCGATCGACCCGATCGATCCGGCGGCGTTCGAGATCGGCCGCCACGGGCTGGTGGCCGAGCAGGGTTCGCGGCGCGGTCTGCTGCTGCCGCAGGTGGCGACCGAGCAGCGCTGGGACCGCGAGACGTTCCTGTCGCAGACGTGCGTGAAAGCCGGCCTGCCTCACGACGCGTGGCGAGGCGGCGCTCGCGTCTTTCGGTTCGACGCCGAAGTCTTCCGCGACTGA
- the amrB gene encoding AmmeMemoRadiSam system protein B codes for MATDSIRPAAVAGSWYPASAGALAREVDTYLADAASVALPVGRVDAVIAPHAGLLFSGPVGACAYRAAAAGAPYDAAVLVGPSHFVGFEGVAVYPSGAFATPLGAVEIDRVLATELMDASPMVHVRPEAHRREHSLEMQLPFMRRLLPDVPIVPLLMGDQTTATIRALAQALATAGAGRRLLFVASTDLSHYFEAVTAERLDAQVRERVAAFDAEGLLALFERAPAAERGRYVACGGGPTIAVMLGAQARGAHHGRVLRYMHSGEISGDTSGVVGYLAAALGTFTNAD; via the coding sequence ATGGCCACTGATTCTATCCGTCCTGCCGCGGTCGCCGGTTCCTGGTATCCGGCGTCGGCGGGCGCGCTGGCCCGCGAGGTCGACACGTATCTGGCCGACGCCGCGTCGGTGGCCCTGCCGGTCGGGCGCGTCGACGCGGTGATCGCGCCTCACGCCGGCCTGCTGTTCTCAGGTCCCGTCGGCGCCTGCGCCTACCGCGCGGCCGCCGCCGGCGCGCCGTACGACGCCGCCGTGCTCGTCGGCCCGTCGCACTTCGTCGGATTCGAGGGCGTTGCCGTGTATCCGTCCGGGGCGTTCGCGACGCCGCTCGGCGCTGTCGAGATCGACCGCGTCCTGGCCACCGAGCTGATGGACGCGTCGCCGATGGTCCACGTCCGTCCCGAAGCGCACCGCCGCGAGCACTCGCTCGAAATGCAGCTGCCGTTCATGCGCCGTCTGCTGCCCGACGTGCCGATCGTGCCGCTGCTCATGGGCGATCAGACCACCGCGACGATTCGCGCGCTGGCTCAGGCGCTCGCCACGGCCGGAGCAGGGCGCCGCCTGCTGTTCGTCGCCAGCACCGATCTGTCCCATTATTTCGAGGCCGTCACGGCCGAACGGCTCGACGCGCAGGTGCGTGAGCGCGTCGCCGCCTTCGACGCCGAGGGGCTGCTGGCGCTGTTCGAGCGCGCGCCAGCGGCGGAGCGAGGCCGGTATGTGGCCTGCGGCGGCGGTCCGACGATTGCGGTGATGCTGGGGGCGCAGGCGCGCGGCGCCCACCATGGCCGCGTGCTGCGCTACATGCATTCCGGCGAAATCTCCGGCGACACCAGCGGGGTGGTCGGCTATCTCGCGGCCGCGCTGGGGACATTCACCAATGCTGACTGA
- the gatC gene encoding Asp-tRNA(Asn)/Glu-tRNA(Gln) amidotransferase subunit GatC, translated as MATVLSPADVERIAALARLELTDDERSRFAAQLTAILAYADQVQQADTAAAVQPAAPAPARLRDDEPRPSLDRDAALAEAPAADRSAGLFTVPRVLGS; from the coding sequence ATGGCAACCGTGCTTTCTCCCGCCGACGTCGAGCGCATCGCGGCGCTGGCGCGGCTCGAGCTGACCGACGACGAGCGATCGCGGTTCGCGGCGCAGTTGACGGCGATTCTCGCCTACGCCGATCAGGTGCAGCAGGCCGACACCGCCGCCGCGGTGCAGCCGGCAGCGCCGGCGCCGGCCCGCTTGCGCGACGACGAGCCGCGGCCGTCGCTCGATCGCGACGCGGCACTGGCCGAAGCGCCGGCCGCGGATCGAAGCGCCGGTCTGTTTACGGTACCACGGGTGCTCGGCTCATGA
- the gatA gene encoding Asp-tRNA(Asn)/Glu-tRNA(Gln) amidotransferase subunit GatA, giving the protein MSLPKRAAAIRAAVAARQVSAVEVCRATLDQITRTDPPLHAFLHVCADRALARAAELDRHPDVTAPLLGVPVAIKDNICTAGVPTTAASRLLEDYVPPYSATVVERLERAGAVIIGKTNCDEFAMGSSTEHSAFGPTRNPWGVDRTPGGSSGGSAVAVAAGMAPLALGSDTGGSIRQPAALCGVFGLKPTYGRVSRYGLIAFASSLDQIGPMAASAEDLALAFAAIAGADARDATSVDAPAPDPAAGLDGDLRGVRVGVPRELLRVGVEPGVQRAFDAALDSLREAGAVLTDVSLPHASLAIPVYYLVANAEASSNLARYDGVRYGARADAATLHDTYYRTRALFGAEAKRRIMIGTFVLSAGYYDAYYVKAQQVRALIRHDYDQAFAEVDTVAMPTSPTAAFPLGARTDDPLQMYLADVFTVAANLAGLPAISIPCGVTEEQLPVGLQLTGRRFDEATLLRAAAALERRSPIARPAAASI; this is encoded by the coding sequence ATGAGTCTGCCCAAGCGGGCCGCCGCGATCCGCGCCGCCGTGGCGGCGCGCCAGGTCAGCGCGGTCGAGGTCTGCCGCGCCACGCTGGACCAGATCACCCGCACCGATCCTCCGCTGCACGCCTTCCTGCACGTCTGCGCCGACCGCGCGCTGGCGCGCGCCGCCGAGCTCGATCGGCACCCCGACGTGACCGCGCCGCTCCTGGGCGTCCCTGTCGCGATCAAGGACAACATCTGCACCGCCGGCGTGCCGACAACCGCCGCCTCGCGGCTGCTCGAAGACTACGTCCCGCCGTATTCCGCGACCGTGGTGGAGCGGCTCGAGCGCGCCGGCGCGGTGATTATCGGCAAGACCAACTGCGACGAGTTCGCGATGGGTTCGTCGACCGAACACTCGGCGTTCGGGCCGACGCGTAACCCCTGGGGCGTCGATCGTACGCCGGGCGGATCGAGCGGGGGCTCGGCGGTCGCGGTGGCCGCCGGGATGGCGCCGCTGGCGCTCGGATCCGATACCGGCGGCTCGATCCGCCAGCCGGCGGCGCTGTGCGGCGTCTTCGGACTGAAGCCGACCTACGGCCGCGTGTCGCGCTACGGCCTGATCGCGTTTGCTTCGTCGCTCGATCAGATCGGGCCGATGGCGGCGTCGGCCGAGGATCTGGCGCTGGCATTCGCGGCGATCGCCGGCGCTGACGCCCGCGATGCGACCAGCGTCGACGCGCCGGCGCCCGATCCCGCGGCGGGGCTCGACGGCGATCTCCGCGGTGTGCGCGTCGGCGTCCCGCGCGAGCTGCTGCGCGTCGGCGTCGAGCCGGGTGTGCAGCGTGCGTTCGACGCGGCGCTCGACAGCCTGCGCGAGGCTGGGGCGGTACTCACCGACGTCTCGCTCCCCCACGCGTCGCTGGCGATCCCGGTCTACTATCTCGTCGCCAACGCCGAGGCCAGCTCGAATCTGGCGCGCTACGACGGCGTGCGCTACGGCGCGCGCGCCGACGCGGCCACGCTGCACGACACCTACTACCGCACGCGCGCGCTGTTTGGCGCCGAGGCCAAGCGCCGCATCATGATCGGCACGTTCGTGCTGAGCGCCGGCTACTACGACGCGTACTACGTCAAGGCGCAACAGGTCCGGGCCCTCATCAGGCACGACTACGATCAGGCGTTTGCGGAGGTCGATACCGTGGCCATGCCGACGAGCCCGACCGCCGCGTTCCCGCTGGGCGCGCGGACGGACGATCCGCTGCAGATGTATCTGGCGGACGTCTTCACCGTGGCAGCCAATCTGGCGGGACTGCCGGCGATCAGCATTCCCTGCGGGGTGACCGAAGAACAGCTGCCGGTTGGGCTGCAGCTGACGGGCCGGCGGTTCGACGAGGCTACGCTGCTGCGCGCGGCCGCGGCCCTCGAACGGCGGAGTCCTATAGCGCGACCGGCCGCCGCGTCGATTTGA
- a CDS encoding Hsp20/alpha crystallin family protein — translation MTLVRWSPGRELASMEIDRLARMFEDVYKGVRAWIPAVDVYETAAHEYVIKVELPELTREAIAVTFEQNVLTISGERKVSTDDDAGTYHRSERPHGTFSRSFTLPATADGGRISASYKDGVLTVRVPQREDAKPKQINVAVE, via the coding sequence ATGACACTGGTTCGCTGGAGTCCTGGTCGCGAGCTGGCTTCGATGGAAATCGACCGGCTGGCGAGGATGTTCGAGGACGTATACAAGGGCGTTCGGGCGTGGATCCCCGCGGTCGACGTCTACGAAACGGCTGCGCACGAGTACGTGATCAAGGTGGAGCTGCCCGAGCTGACGCGCGAAGCGATCGCCGTCACGTTCGAGCAGAACGTGCTGACCATTTCTGGGGAGCGGAAGGTGAGCACCGACGACGACGCGGGCACGTATCATCGCAGCGAGCGGCCGCATGGCACGTTCAGCCGCTCGTTCACGCTCCCGGCCACGGCCGATGGCGGGCGTATCAGCGCCAGCTACAAGGACGGCGTGCTGACGGTGCGGGTGCCGCAGCGCGAGGATGCGAAGCCGAAGCAGATCAACGTAGCGGTCGAGTAA
- a CDS encoding Hsp20/alpha crystallin family protein translates to MARVYVERRELPDDLRHLLTADGAGAEYTPPIDVVETDASIQILLDVPGVEAGQIDVVFSRNVLLITGEKTPVSADHADAAFHIAERAFGRFARAIALEGAFDAGKAVATLTHGELRVILPRVEERRGTRIKIPVL, encoded by the coding sequence ATGGCTCGCGTCTATGTCGAGCGCCGGGAGCTTCCCGACGATCTCCGCCACCTTCTGACGGCAGATGGCGCCGGTGCCGAATACACCCCTCCCATCGACGTGGTTGAAACCGACGCCTCGATCCAGATCCTGCTCGACGTGCCTGGCGTGGAAGCTGGCCAGATCGACGTCGTGTTTTCCAGGAACGTGCTGCTGATCACGGGAGAGAAAACGCCGGTCTCCGCCGATCACGCCGACGCGGCGTTCCATATCGCCGAGCGGGCGTTCGGGCGTTTCGCGCGCGCGATCGCACTCGAGGGGGCGTTCGACGCGGGCAAGGCGGTCGCGACGCTGACGCACGGCGAACTGCGCGTGATCCTGCCGCGGGTGGAGGAGCGCCGCGGCACCCGGATCAAGATTCCCGTGCTCTGA
- a CDS encoding TIGR00282 family metallophosphoesterase translates to MRILFVGDIFGKPGREIARRAIPALVERESLDFVVANVENSAAGFGVTGDIAETILSYGVDVMTTGNHVWDKKEVLDYIPRQPKLLRPANFPAGTPGRGSYVGRTRTGEPIGVINVMGRVFMQPLDDPFATVGREIEAMRGKARVIIVDFHAEATSEKVAMGWHLDGRVTGVFGTHTHVQTADERVLPKGTAYLTDAGMTGPHDSIIGVTTEIALTRFTTGMPAKFESASGPGRLNAVIVTADQATGRATAVHRLNLSTADVDNLAPESAVGR, encoded by the coding sequence ATGCGCATCCTCTTCGTCGGCGACATCTTCGGCAAGCCGGGCCGCGAGATCGCCCGCCGCGCGATTCCGGCGCTCGTCGAGCGCGAGTCGCTCGATTTCGTCGTCGCCAACGTCGAGAACTCGGCCGCCGGCTTCGGCGTGACCGGCGACATCGCCGAGACGATCCTCTCCTACGGCGTCGACGTCATGACGACGGGAAACCACGTGTGGGACAAGAAGGAAGTCCTCGACTACATCCCGCGCCAGCCCAAGCTGCTCCGCCCGGCGAACTTCCCCGCTGGCACGCCGGGCCGCGGCAGCTACGTCGGCCGGACCCGCACGGGGGAGCCGATCGGCGTCATCAACGTCATGGGGCGCGTCTTCATGCAGCCGCTGGACGATCCGTTCGCGACGGTCGGGCGGGAGATCGAGGCGATGCGCGGCAAGGCGCGCGTGATCATCGTCGACTTCCACGCCGAGGCGACCTCCGAGAAGGTAGCGATGGGCTGGCATCTCGACGGCCGCGTCACCGGCGTGTTCGGCACGCACACCCACGTGCAGACTGCCGACGAGCGCGTCCTGCCCAAGGGCACGGCCTATCTCACCGACGCCGGCATGACCGGCCCCCACGATTCGATCATCGGCGTGACGACGGAGATCGCGCTGACTCGCTTCACCACCGGCATGCCCGCGAAGTTCGAATCGGCGAGCGGGCCCGGCCGGCTGAACGCGGTCATCGTGACGGCCGATCAGGCGACCGGCCGCGCCACGGCGGTGCATCGGCTGAACCTCTCGACGGCCGATGTCGACAACCTCGCGCCCGAGAGCGCGGTGGGACGCTGA
- the xseA gene encoding exodeoxyribonuclease VII large subunit, with the protein MGSLFDQPFEEEGDPATESAPRPIERKIYSVSELTSGLRALVENAFGDVWVEGEISNCKVWNSGHMYFTLKDGGSQGLAQIKGVMFRTALRYLRFKPTDGLRVVARGRLSVYEPKGEYQLACEHMEPKGLGALQLAFEQLKEKLHAEGLFDRARKRALPALPRRIGVVTSGDGAALRDILKVLKRRAPNASVLIRPARVQGEDAVADIVTALRQIGKAPEVDVVILARGGGSLEDLWAFNEEKVARAIASCPVPVVSGVGHETDVTIADFVADLRAPTPSAAAEMVVAAHDEFCARIDRLTGRLRAAALTGLQQRRNTVHRLASRRGLAGFHVRVALRERHAGELTHQLHGAMRSLLETRARHCRALTQRLEQRDLPRRLAAMRGRLGGAEARLTAAAERTRTRADARFRGLAGRLENLSPLAVLARGYAVCWNEDRSAIVRSAASVTPGDRVHVTLADGGIDCTVDGRQG; encoded by the coding sequence GTGGGGAGCCTGTTCGATCAGCCATTCGAGGAAGAGGGCGATCCCGCCACCGAATCGGCGCCCCGGCCGATCGAACGGAAGATCTACTCCGTCAGTGAGCTGACGTCCGGGCTCCGCGCGCTCGTGGAGAATGCGTTCGGCGACGTCTGGGTCGAGGGGGAGATTTCCAACTGCAAGGTGTGGAACTCCGGTCATATGTACTTCACGCTGAAGGACGGCGGCTCCCAGGGCCTTGCCCAGATCAAGGGCGTCATGTTCCGCACCGCGCTGCGGTATCTGCGGTTCAAGCCGACCGACGGGCTGCGTGTGGTGGCGCGCGGGCGCCTCAGCGTCTACGAGCCGAAGGGAGAATACCAGCTCGCCTGCGAGCACATGGAGCCCAAGGGGCTGGGCGCGCTGCAGCTCGCCTTCGAGCAGCTCAAGGAAAAGCTGCACGCCGAAGGGCTGTTCGATCGCGCGCGCAAGCGGGCGCTACCGGCGCTGCCGAGGCGGATCGGCGTGGTCACCTCTGGCGACGGCGCCGCGCTGCGCGACATCCTCAAGGTGCTGAAACGCCGCGCGCCCAACGCGAGCGTGCTGATCCGCCCGGCGCGCGTGCAGGGAGAAGACGCGGTCGCCGACATCGTGACGGCGCTCCGCCAGATCGGCAAGGCTCCCGAAGTGGACGTGGTGATCCTCGCGCGCGGCGGCGGCTCGCTCGAGGATCTGTGGGCATTCAACGAGGAGAAGGTGGCGCGCGCCATCGCCTCGTGCCCGGTGCCGGTGGTCTCGGGCGTCGGCCACGAAACCGACGTGACGATCGCCGACTTCGTCGCCGACCTGCGCGCCCCGACGCCGTCGGCAGCGGCCGAGATGGTGGTGGCGGCGCACGACGAGTTCTGCGCCCGCATCGACCGGCTGACGGGCCGGTTGCGGGCCGCCGCGCTGACCGGTCTGCAGCAGCGGCGGAATACGGTGCATCGGCTGGCGAGCCGGCGCGGACTGGCCGGCTTCCACGTCCGAGTCGCGCTGCGCGAGCGTCACGCCGGCGAATTGACGCACCAGCTCCACGGCGCGATGCGGAGCCTGCTCGAGACGCGCGCGCGACACTGCCGCGCGCTCACGCAGCGGCTCGAGCAGCGCGACCTACCGCGGCGCCTCGCTGCGATGCGAGGACGGCTCGGCGGCGCCGAGGCACGTCTGACGGCAGCGGCGGAACGGACCCGCACGCGCGCCGACGCGCGCTTTCGCGGCCTCGCCGGCCGTCTGGAGAATCTGAGCCCGCTCGCCGTGCTCGCCCGCGGCTATGCTGTCTGCTGGAACGAGGACCGCAGCGCCATCGTCCGGAGCGCCGCGTCCGTGACGCCCGGCGATCGCGTGCATGTAACGCTGGCCGACGGCGGGATCGATTGTACCGTCGACGGTCGGCAGGGCTGA
- a CDS encoding exodeoxyribonuclease VII small subunit — translation MDPTIKDFESAIAELETIVKTLEEGDLALEKSLALFERAVQLSRFCHASLEQAERRVEILNERGEIKTAPSGLAGDPTPAERSR, via the coding sequence ATGGATCCAACTATCAAGGACTTCGAATCGGCGATCGCCGAGCTCGAGACGATCGTCAAGACGCTCGAAGAAGGCGATCTCGCGCTCGAGAAGTCGCTGGCGCTCTTCGAGCGCGCCGTGCAGCTGTCGCGCTTCTGCCACGCCAGCCTCGAGCAAGCGGAGCGGCGGGTGGAGATTCTCAACGAGCGCGGCGAAATCAAGACGGCCCCGTCGGGGCTGGCGGGCGACCCGACGCCGGCCGAGCGCAGCCGGTGA
- a CDS encoding farnesyl diphosphate synthase, protein MTLLPDETPQAADDFRRWLEARRAEVGMALERYLPAAPACPDRLGEAMRYSLLAGGKRLRPMLTLASAEAVAVANGGDPITARAAAMPAACALEFIHTYSLVHDDLPAMDDDTLRRGRPTNHVVFGEGLAILAGDGLLTEAFALMAREPAPGGDATLDARKLRAIAIVADAAGAGGMVGGQAIDLDAAGSGAQFDAAGLKAMHALKTGEIIRGSAVAGAVMAGASDAQVGAVQRFAVELGLAFQIVDDILDVEGASADLGKTAGKDAAAGKPTYPALYGLDASRQMAAACVARALAALHDAGLAGQLPAIARWVTNRTN, encoded by the coding sequence GTGACTCTCCTGCCGGACGAGACGCCCCAGGCGGCCGACGACTTCCGGCGCTGGCTCGAGGCGCGCCGCGCCGAGGTGGGGATGGCGCTCGAGCGCTACCTGCCTGCAGCGCCGGCCTGTCCCGACCGTCTCGGCGAGGCGATGCGGTACAGCCTGCTCGCCGGCGGCAAGCGGCTGCGGCCGATGCTGACGCTCGCGTCGGCCGAGGCCGTCGCAGTGGCCAACGGCGGCGATCCGATCACCGCCCGGGCGGCGGCGATGCCCGCGGCGTGCGCGCTCGAGTTCATTCACACATACTCGCTGGTGCACGACGATCTGCCGGCGATGGACGACGACACGCTGCGCCGCGGCCGTCCGACCAACCACGTCGTCTTCGGCGAGGGGCTCGCGATTCTCGCCGGCGACGGCCTGCTCACCGAGGCGTTCGCGTTGATGGCGCGTGAACCGGCGCCTGGCGGCGACGCGACACTCGACGCCCGGAAGCTGCGCGCGATCGCGATCGTGGCGGACGCGGCTGGCGCGGGCGGCATGGTCGGAGGACAGGCAATCGACCTCGATGCGGCAGGATCGGGCGCGCAGTTCGACGCCGCCGGCCTCAAGGCCATGCACGCGCTCAAGACCGGAGAGATCATCCGCGGCTCGGCAGTCGCAGGAGCGGTGATGGCCGGCGCGTCCGACGCGCAGGTCGGCGCGGTCCAGCGGTTCGCCGTGGAGCTGGGCCTCGCGTTCCAGATCGTGGACGACATCCTCGACGTCGAAGGGGCGTCGGCGGACCTCGGCAAGACCGCCGGGAAGGACGCGGCCGCCGGCAAGCCGACGTATCCGGCGCTCTACGGTCTCGACGCCTCGCGTCAGATGGCCGCCGCCTGCGTCGCCCGCGCGCTGGCCGCCTTGCACGACGCGGGACTCGCCGGCCAATTGCCGGCCATCGCGCGATGGGTCACCAACCGCACCAATTGA